The following coding sequences lie in one Fusarium poae strain DAOMC 252244 chromosome 1, whole genome shotgun sequence genomic window:
- a CDS encoding hypothetical protein (TransMembrane:7 (o15-36i48-73o93-115i127-150o170-193i205-223o243-263i)), producing MVSEFTSTESNAMQIYAPSIAFFLVTPLFIAFRFWSRITRRTGLGWDDMTIIISFSCAVAVQTIMMVACNYGFGQHIKTLTTSDKIISLKLYYIAQIFYKLTMNLAKISMLLLYLRIFVHRWFRRCCFTLMGLVTCYMITAVALSILQCYPISGAWDRSLPPTCIDLEKFWLANAGFSIASDTLILMLPMHPICTSNLSVAQKRGLIMLLATGGGLVITTSIVRMTTLTFSAKTPDTTFDISSIMWSIIEQNLAIICTCLPMCRLPIATRFPLWVSESELTTPDTSEPADPSKRQTRRWSPYTGPRNVQGITRSIVITNDETSDELALDPAERTFTMSTMSSDIGAIRKIVEYEITFETASDANS from the exons ATGGTTTCGGAGTTTACATCAACCGAGAGCAACGCGATGCAGATCTATGCTCCAAGCATtgctttctttcttgttACACCTCTTTTCATAGCTTTCCGATTCTGGAGTCGCATAACACGGAGAACGGGACTAGGCTGGGATGACATGAccattataatatctttt TCATGTGCTGTGGCTGTTCAGACCATCATGATGGTCGCATGTAATTACGGCTTTGGCCAACATATCAAGACGTTGACCACAAGTGACAAGATAATATCACTCAAG CTATACTATATTGCCCAGATCTTCTACAAGCTCACCATGAACCTGGCCAAGATCTCAATGCTCCTGCTCTACCTCCGCATCTTCGTCCACAGATGGTTTCGCAGGTGCTGCTTTACCCTCATGGGTCTTGTCACCTGTTACATGATAACCGCAGTGGCCCTGTCTATCTTGCAATGCTACCCCATCAGCGGCGCCTGGGATAGGTCGTTGCCTCCAACTTGCATCGATTTGGAAAAGTTCTGGCTTGCAAACGCGGGCTTCTCTATAGCCTCAGACACTTTGATATTGATGCTTCCCATGCATCCTATCTGCACTAGCAATCTCTCAGTCGCTCAAAAGCGAGGGCTCATTATGCTTCTCGCTACAGGCGGTGGTCT TGTTATAACAACGTCTATCGTGCGCATGACAACTCTCACATTCTCGGCCAAAACTCCCGATACAACTT TCGACATCAGTTCCATCATGTGGTCTATCATCGAGCAAAACTTGGCCATCATCTGCACATGCCTACCAATGTGTCGCCTACCCATCGCCACACGCTTTCCACTTTGGGTCTCAGAGTCAGAGTTGACAACACCTGATACCTCTGAGCCTGCCGACCCATCTAAACGTCAGACTAGACGGTGGAGTCCTTACACCGGGCCCAGGAACGTACAAGGGATCACGCGAAGCATAGTCATCACCAACGACGAAACGAGTGACGAACTCGCATTGGATCCAGCGGAGAGAACATTTACCATGTCAACAATGTCGAGCGATATTGGTGCGATACGGAAGATTGTTGAGTATGAAATCACATTTGAGACTGCATCCGATGCCAACTCCTAG
- a CDS encoding hypothetical protein (TransMembrane:2 (i279-301o313-333i)~BUSCO:32326at5125), whose protein sequence is MSRLPARKIGNVCLRCAFTPAPTIANQAFVSGALLATVRHSRKSEIRGTSTRWAATSSTYPDLNIQPADAEKVPRQLTDPTQLANIVESTKKKFLATDGIPAKQLTTAALETCLKAAQALQPQIHRAEAQSRASTSKLMELGAERTGQRPNTMDAGLADSVKKISYSAYAIISQPNVEITPAFLELYVAIQSSLGRPESLPAVFEMYATKKKPVVKNGVVQYVSSNPNAAVKAIEKDVADMALQTAIDFKHLDAALGIVEASFSLPAFKRQKLIKNATTPALALGTLPFGIFGLATAYATYWQNTMDVSTATGIGIAGISGYFMVVGSMGMIAKLSNKDQMKRVTWAPGTPLRTRWMREEERAAMDKIACAWGFKEPWRHGEESGPEWEGLKEYMGYRQMILDRVEFMEGMS, encoded by the coding sequence ATGTCTCGCCTACCCGCTCGTAAAATTGGCAATGTCTGCTTACGATGCGCCTTCACACCAGCGCCTACAATCGCCAACCAAGCCTTTGTCAGCGGAGCTCTTCTAGCCACTGTCCGCCACAGCCGAAAGTCTGAGATTAGAGGAACAAGTACACGATGGGCTGCAACATCTTCGACATATCCTGATCTCAACATTCAGCCCGCTGATGCGGAGAAAGTCCCCAGACAACTGACCGATCCAACACAACTGGCAAACATCGTGGAAAGCACAAAGAAGAAGTTTCTTGCGACTGATGGTATCCCGGCGAAGCAATTGACGACCGCGGCCCTCGAGACATGCCTCAAGGCTGCTCAGGCTCTTCAGCCGCAGATCCACAGAGCTGAGGCTCAATCAAGAGCATCAACGTCAAAGCTCATGGAATTGGGAGCAGAGCGAACTGGCCAGAGACCAAACACCATGGATGCGGGGTTGGCCGATAGCGTCAAGAAGATTTCATACTCGGCGTACGCTATCATTTCGCAACCCAATGTCGAGATCACGCCCGCTTTCCTTGAGCTTTACGTCGCCATTCAGTCCTCGCTTGGTCGACCCGAGTCGCTCCCCGCTGTATTCGAAATGTATGCGACCAAAAAGAAGCCTGTGGTGAAGAATGGTGTAGTTCAATATGTGTCGTCAAATCCCAACGCAGCAGTCAAGGCCATTGAGAAGGACGTTGCCGATATGGCCCTTCAGACTGCCATTGATTTCAAGCACCTGGACGCAGCTCTCGGTATCGTAGAGGCCTCATTCAGTCTTCCCGCCTTTAAGCGCCAGAAACTTATCAAGAACGCCACTACTCCTGCCCTCGCCCTGGGTACCCTCCCATTTGGCATCTTCGGTCTTGCAACCGCATATGCCACATACTGGCAAAACACAATGGACGTGTCGACGGCAACGGGAATTGGCATTGCTGGTATTTCCGGATACTTCATGGTTGTAGGATCGATGGGAATGATTGCCAAGCTGAGTAACAAGGACCAGATGAAGCGTGTGACATGGGCACCTGGTACGCCGCTGCGAACCCGTTGGATGAGAGAAGAGGAGCGAGCGGCAATGGACAAAATTGCATGTGCCTGGGGATTCAAGGAACCTTGGAGGCACGGAGAGGAGTCTGGACCTGAATGGGAGGGTCTCAAGGAGTACATGGGATACCGCCAGATGATTCTTGATCGTGTTGAATTTATGGAGGGCATGAGCTAA